Proteins co-encoded in one Geovibrio ferrireducens genomic window:
- a CDS encoding MlaE family ABC transporter permease, with amino-acid sequence MNGILAFIGRPFTVMSVGAGRLFLLFWETLRVAFVPPYRFRLFIKQVEFIGVNSLSVIILTGSFTGMVFAFQSYIGFSKFGAEYLVGTVVTLGMARELGPVLSAIMVAARAGSAITAEIGTMKVTEQIDALSSLAVDPVQYLFVPRILAGVFVMPLLNAVAVFCGTVGGIFVGVTILGINKTLYMENMYRYIDLSDFINGMVKSVVFGLLVTLVGCYKGYYTSGGAEGVGKATTESVVLACILILVFDYILTAFMF; translated from the coding sequence ATGAACGGAATTCTGGCATTCATAGGCAGACCCTTTACAGTGATGAGCGTGGGCGCGGGCAGACTGTTTCTGCTTTTCTGGGAAACGCTGCGTGTAGCTTTTGTTCCCCCGTACAGATTCAGGCTGTTTATAAAGCAGGTTGAGTTCATAGGCGTAAACTCGCTTTCCGTCATAATACTCACCGGAAGCTTCACCGGGATGGTCTTCGCCTTTCAGAGCTATATAGGTTTCAGTAAGTTCGGCGCGGAATATCTGGTGGGAACGGTTGTAACCCTCGGTATGGCGCGGGAACTGGGGCCTGTTCTCTCAGCAATAATGGTGGCCGCGAGGGCAGGCTCTGCCATCACAGCCGAAATAGGCACAATGAAAGTTACCGAGCAGATAGACGCACTCTCCTCACTGGCGGTTGATCCGGTGCAGTATCTCTTTGTACCCCGCATCCTCGCGGGTGTTTTTGTGATGCCTCTGCTCAATGCTGTTGCCGTGTTCTGCGGTACAGTCGGGGGTATTTTCGTCGGGGTAACTATTCTGGGAATAAACAAAACTCTCTATATGGAGAATATGTACCGCTACATAGACCTTTCAGACTTCATAAACGGAATGGTAAAATCTGTTGTGTTCGGCCTTCTGGTAACCCTTGTGGGCTGCTACAAAGGCTACTACACATCGGGCGGAGCGGAAGGCGTGGGCAAAGCCACCACAGAGTCCGTGGTTCTGGCATGCATTCTTATACTTGTTTTTGACTATATCCTCACGGCATTCATGTTTTAG